In the genome of Rhodoferax fermentans, one region contains:
- a CDS encoding HesB/IscA family protein has protein sequence MLPNLTVTPAAAKFINRVVRFSGLGTGAGLRLAVKPGGCSGYSSDFSAQLAPAADEQLCEVGGVRLFLAAESRLLLNGLTMDFIETATESGLSFIDPNKEACACSSAGAPQAGVTHINISAIGRGRPVAPVLPS, from the coding sequence ATGTTGCCAAACCTCACCGTCACCCCTGCTGCAGCGAAATTCATCAACCGTGTTGTGCGCTTCTCTGGCCTGGGCACAGGCGCAGGCCTGCGGCTGGCGGTCAAGCCGGGTGGCTGCTCCGGCTACTCCAGCGACTTCAGCGCCCAGCTGGCACCCGCTGCCGACGAGCAGCTTTGTGAGGTGGGCGGTGTGCGCCTGTTTCTGGCGGCTGAGAGCCGTTTGTTGCTCAATGGCCTGACCATGGATTTCATCGAGACCGCCACCGAGTCGGGACTGAGTTTCATCGACCCCAACAAGGAGGCCTGCGCCTGCAGCAGCGCGGGCGCCCCTCAGGCGGGTGTGACACACATCAACATCAGCGCGATTGGCCGGGGTCGCCCGGTGGCGCCTGTGCTGCCGTCCTGA
- a CDS encoding 4Fe-4S dicluster domain-containing protein, which translates to MTHKINTDICTSCDACEPVCPNAAIRVKSGIYAIDPKKCNDCESHFDDPQCVAICPVDDCITEV; encoded by the coding sequence ATGACCCACAAGATCAACACCGACATCTGCACCTCGTGTGACGCCTGCGAGCCGGTGTGCCCCAACGCCGCCATCCGCGTCAAGAGTGGCATCTACGCGATTGACCCCAAGAAGTGCAACGACTGCGAAAGCCACTTTGACGACCCGCAGTGTGTGGCCATCTGTCCGGTGGACGACTGTATCACCGAAGTCTGA
- the nifB gene encoding nitrogenase cofactor biosynthesis protein NifB: protein MPTSALTGSQPGTTYVSMGQLKPLKIRLESASNGAGCGTTGGEGKASCGSSDGPQDMPAEVWDKVKNHPCYSEEAHHHFARMHVAVAPACNIQCNYCNRKYDCSNESRPGVVSQKLTPEQAVKKVVAVASAIPQMTVLGIAGPGDALANPKKTFDTMRMLTARAPDIKLCLSTNGLALPDLVDEICKHNIDHVTITINMVDPEIGAKIYPWIFWNHKRLTGIEAATVLHQRQMLGLEMLTARGVLTKVNSVLIPGINDQHLMDVNREVKKRGAFLHNIMPLISEPEHGTVFGLTGQRGPSAQELKAVQDACMGGANLMRHCRQCRADAVGLLGEDRSDEFTLDKLDDMEDVVYDLEKRKAYQDKVEQERSAQQAAKQQALAAASALQASQDLKVLVAVATKGGGRVNEHFGHVTEFQVYEVSAAKAHFVGHRRVDQYCQGGAGDDEQLPSVVRAINDCHAVLVAKIGACPRDELMLAGVEPVDAYVGEFIEKAALDWFNDYRARVASGAVLHQHRGDAAIRQGAYTALAA, encoded by the coding sequence ATGCCAACAAGCGCGCTCACCGGTAGCCAACCCGGCACGACCTATGTCAGCATGGGTCAGCTCAAACCTCTGAAGATCAGGCTTGAATCGGCCTCAAACGGTGCTGGCTGCGGTACCACCGGTGGGGAGGGCAAGGCCAGTTGTGGCTCGTCCGACGGTCCGCAGGACATGCCGGCCGAGGTCTGGGACAAGGTCAAGAACCACCCCTGTTACTCCGAGGAAGCCCACCACCACTTTGCCCGCATGCATGTAGCGGTGGCGCCAGCCTGCAATATCCAGTGTAATTACTGCAACCGCAAATACGACTGCAGCAACGAGTCGCGCCCGGGTGTGGTGTCGCAAAAGCTCACGCCCGAGCAGGCGGTGAAGAAGGTGGTGGCGGTGGCCAGCGCCATCCCGCAGATGACGGTGCTGGGTATTGCTGGCCCGGGTGACGCGCTGGCCAATCCGAAGAAGACCTTTGACACCATGCGCATGCTCACAGCGAGGGCACCCGACATCAAGCTGTGTCTCTCGACCAACGGGCTGGCCTTGCCCGACCTGGTGGACGAAATCTGCAAACACAACATTGACCACGTGACGATCACCATCAACATGGTGGACCCCGAGATCGGCGCCAAGATTTACCCCTGGATTTTCTGGAACCACAAACGGCTGACCGGCATCGAGGCCGCTACCGTGTTGCACCAGCGCCAGATGCTGGGCCTGGAGATGCTCACCGCACGTGGTGTGCTCACCAAGGTCAACTCTGTGCTGATCCCCGGCATCAATGACCAGCATTTGATGGATGTGAACCGCGAGGTGAAGAAACGTGGCGCCTTCCTGCACAACATCATGCCGCTGATCTCCGAGCCCGAACACGGCACGGTGTTTGGCCTGACCGGCCAGCGTGGCCCCAGTGCCCAGGAACTCAAAGCCGTGCAGGATGCCTGCATGGGCGGCGCCAACCTGATGCGCCACTGCCGCCAGTGCCGCGCCGACGCGGTGGGCCTGCTCGGTGAAGACCGCAGCGACGAGTTCACCCTCGACAAGCTCGACGACATGGAGGACGTGGTCTACGACCTGGAAAAACGCAAGGCCTACCAGGACAAGGTCGAGCAGGAGCGCAGTGCCCAGCAGGCCGCCAAACAGCAGGCGCTGGCGGCGGCCAGTGCGCTGCAGGCCTCGCAGGACCTCAAGGTGCTGGTGGCCGTGGCCACCAAGGGCGGCGGGCGTGTCAACGAACATTTTGGCCATGTGACCGAATTCCAGGTCTATGAGGTCTCTGCCGCCAAGGCCCATTTTGTGGGGCACCGGCGGGTGGACCAGTACTGCCAGGGTGGCGCCGGTGACGACGAGCAACTGCCTTCGGTGGTGCGTGCCATCAACGACTGCCATGCGGTGCTGGTGGCCAAGATCGGCGCCTGCCCGCGTGACGAATTGATGTTGGCGGGCGTCGAGCCGGTGGACGCTTATGTCGGTGAATTCATCGAAAAAGCCGCGCTTGACTGGTTCAACGACTACCGCGCCCGGGTGGCCAGTGGCGCCGTGTTGCACCAGCACCGTGGTGACGCCGCCATCCGCCAGGGCGCCTACACCGCACTGGCCGCCTAA